In a single window of the Halobacteriovorax sp. DA5 genome:
- a CDS encoding S8 family serine peptidase → MKYITTATTLILSQLSLMAASCPTNKIVIDGNWKTTYQCENNKLTSSFETYLKTGSKTGASTYDEQGRMLTNDSWSSDGIYTYHAEFEYFDNGERLKSVYVIDENGIVSDKIKEKILMKGDAEDPTILKQWVISQSSYKQIGIKHYRYDETNDDDFFVVKPYRIDVLGKDGEVSKYYEVVYNMKAPLANLVSEFKAFTPSGELIGQYNEVVPFNVSDQLKKFNLSNEEYERRLSIFEDKTREPVVIIDTGFDIMHPSLTHKLYNSPFDLVGDGIDNDGNGRVDDSWGWQRQDDAGLSLLLDNNNIRETHSLIHTPYPVSHGTHVAALALKDLDMYGLVGFAGDVAISDHLEKAAEYIKEKNVKFVNMSFAIGYPGAPMSAPRESFYYLENTFVENPETIFVVAAGNARGNLDLDLKGNDNYPASYDYNNMIKVGALNTATLEKEKMDTYKPASFSKFGNKKVQIFAPGQGVVSAQSGGGTIPLNGTSMAAPFVTNVLLKGHKINPELSPLKLKELLLSTAYIPKSGRLPCESGGIVDPEAFYKAVLKTKSN, encoded by the coding sequence ATGAAATATATCACAACAGCAACAACTCTTATTTTATCTCAACTTTCACTTATGGCCGCTTCTTGTCCAACGAATAAAATCGTAATCGATGGAAATTGGAAAACGACCTACCAATGTGAAAATAATAAACTGACGTCTTCTTTTGAAACATATTTAAAGACGGGCTCAAAAACGGGAGCTAGCACATACGATGAACAAGGGCGTATGCTAACAAATGACTCCTGGAGTTCTGATGGTATCTATACATATCATGCTGAGTTTGAATATTTTGACAATGGAGAGCGCTTAAAAAGTGTTTACGTTATTGATGAAAATGGCATTGTCTCAGACAAAATAAAAGAAAAGATTCTTATGAAAGGTGATGCCGAAGATCCTACAATTTTAAAACAATGGGTAATCTCACAAAGCTCATATAAGCAAATTGGAATTAAACATTACCGTTACGATGAAACTAATGATGATGACTTCTTTGTTGTAAAGCCTTATCGAATTGATGTTCTTGGTAAAGATGGCGAGGTCTCAAAATACTACGAAGTTGTTTATAATATGAAAGCGCCTCTTGCTAATCTCGTTTCAGAGTTTAAGGCATTCACACCATCTGGGGAATTGATCGGCCAGTATAATGAAGTTGTACCTTTTAATGTTAGTGATCAGCTTAAAAAATTTAATCTTTCAAATGAAGAATACGAGCGTAGATTAAGTATCTTTGAAGACAAGACTCGTGAGCCTGTTGTTATTATTGATACAGGCTTTGATATTATGCACCCTTCATTAACTCATAAATTATATAACTCGCCATTTGATTTAGTAGGTGATGGTATTGATAATGATGGAAATGGGAGAGTCGATGATTCTTGGGGTTGGCAAAGACAAGATGATGCTGGCCTAAGCCTCCTGTTAGACAATAACAATATTCGTGAAACGCATTCCCTTATTCATACTCCATATCCTGTTTCTCATGGAACCCACGTAGCGGCCCTTGCTTTAAAAGATTTAGATATGTACGGCCTTGTTGGTTTTGCTGGAGATGTGGCCATCTCTGATCACTTAGAGAAAGCTGCAGAATATATTAAAGAGAAGAATGTTAAATTTGTTAATATGAGCTTTGCTATTGGTTATCCTGGTGCACCAATGTCGGCACCACGTGAATCATTCTATTATCTAGAAAATACATTCGTTGAAAATCCAGAGACTATCTTTGTTGTGGCAGCAGGGAACGCTCGTGGAAATCTTGATCTCGATTTAAAAGGAAACGACAATTACCCAGCAAGCTATGATTACAATAATATGATTAAAGTTGGAGCACTAAATACGGCAACACTTGAAAAGGAGAAGATGGACACATATAAACCAGCTAGCTTTTCAAAGTTTGGAAACAAGAAAGTACAAATCTTCGCCCCGGGGCAAGGTGTTGTCTCTGCTCAGTCAGGTGGTGGAACAATTCCATTAAATGGAACTTCTATGGCCGCTCCTTTTGTGACAAACGTATTGTTAAAAGGACACAAAATTAATCCAGAGCTTTCTCCTTTAAAATTAAAAGAGCTGCTTCTATCAACTGCCTATATTCCAAAAAGCGGAAGGCTTCCATGTGAAAGTGGTGGGATCGTTGATCCTGAAGCCTTTTACAAGGCCGTGTTAAAAACAAAGTCTAATTAA
- a CDS encoding metal-sensitive transcriptional regulator produces the protein MNEIELEKFINTPGADHRSHLNRLKRIQGQLESLINLVEDGKYCINIVHRSKTIRGALRGFESSVMENHLRGCVAKAIQSQDTKLIDEKIDQLCTIIRKD, from the coding sequence ATGAACGAAATAGAGTTAGAGAAATTTATCAATACACCAGGGGCAGATCACCGCTCGCACCTTAATCGTCTTAAAAGAATTCAGGGACAACTTGAATCCCTCATAAATCTGGTTGAAGATGGAAAGTATTGTATCAATATCGTTCACCGCTCAAAAACAATTCGCGGCGCCCTTCGAGGTTTTGAAAGTTCAGTCATGGAAAATCACTTAAGAGGTTGTGTTGCAAAAGCGATCCAATCACAAGATACGAAACTGATTGATGAAAAAATTGATCAACTTTGTACAATTATCAGAAAGGACTAA
- a CDS encoding acylphosphatase — MINRRYRVEGVVQGVWFRRSTYEYVLKHTPTITGYVKNLKDGSVEVMASGELDDITNLEEFLKVGPETAKVTNVTIIEELPVSNFTEFQIG; from the coding sequence ATGATTAACAGAAGATACCGCGTTGAAGGCGTCGTTCAGGGTGTTTGGTTTCGAAGAAGTACATACGAGTATGTTCTTAAACATACACCTACAATTACTGGTTATGTAAAAAATCTCAAAGATGGAAGCGTTGAGGTTATGGCCAGTGGCGAATTAGACGATATAACCAATCTCGAAGAATTTTTAAAGGTCGGCCCAGAGACGGCCAAGGTTACGAATGTGACAATTATTGAAGAGCTGCCAGTCTCAAATTTTACAGAATTTCAGATTGGTTAG
- a CDS encoding SOS response-associated peptidase family protein, which yields MCFSIQAQTNLKVLSQKLNTPLNTKAYESFRLLQELEASLDPQELKKILGLKRKPSSDIFKSADKEGRIFPNYFANVMTQEYEERSISPMRYRVRPRGSQEEIPTKFNVFNARLDSLEKRQTWAPLFMKNHGVIAFEAFYEWVERNGKKTLIKFLPQDGKLILAPCLWDEWTSNDKQISFKSFAIITTDPPKEIEEMGHDRCPIFLKEEYLNDWLNPKGLSKNDTYEILTHPYQEHYDYEWA from the coding sequence ATGTGTTTTTCGATACAAGCGCAAACAAACTTGAAAGTGCTTTCACAAAAGCTTAATACTCCTTTAAACACGAAGGCTTATGAGTCATTTCGTCTGTTGCAAGAATTAGAAGCTTCTCTTGATCCGCAAGAATTAAAGAAAATACTGGGCCTAAAGAGAAAACCAAGTAGTGATATCTTTAAGTCAGCTGATAAAGAAGGGCGAATTTTTCCAAATTATTTTGCAAATGTTATGACGCAAGAATACGAAGAGAGAAGCATTTCACCAATGCGCTACCGTGTTCGCCCAAGAGGATCGCAAGAAGAAATTCCGACCAAATTCAATGTCTTTAATGCCAGACTTGATTCACTCGAAAAGAGACAAACATGGGCACCACTTTTTATGAAAAACCATGGAGTCATTGCCTTTGAAGCATTTTACGAATGGGTTGAAAGAAACGGCAAGAAAACTCTTATTAAATTTCTTCCACAAGATGGAAAGCTCATTCTTGCACCTTGTTTGTGGGATGAGTGGACATCAAATGATAAGCAAATAAGCTTTAAATCATTTGCTATCATAACAACTGATCCACCAAAGGAAATTGAAGAGATGGGACATGATCGCTGCCCTATCTTTTTAAAAGAAGAGTATTTAAACGACTGGCTTAACCCAAAAGGCTTAAGCAAAAATGATACATATGAGATTCTTACCCATCCGTACCAAGAGCATTATGATTACGAATGGGCCTAA
- a CDS encoding GreA/GreB family elongation factor has protein sequence MNKESIISTLIENLETELTKAKAAFETTRVMSQEPDMAQEGKYDTRAIEAGYLAGAQKKRVDELEIDINMIKELSEDLPKGDKIALGSLVELKFNDQTRHYFITPTAGGTMLNLDGTPLLVISVFSPIGNEALGMEVGDFFDVETGDITREYEVISIS, from the coding sequence ATGAATAAAGAATCTATCATCTCTACACTTATTGAAAATTTAGAAACAGAACTGACAAAGGCCAAAGCTGCATTTGAGACGACTCGAGTGATGTCTCAAGAGCCTGATATGGCCCAAGAAGGTAAGTACGATACTCGCGCTATTGAGGCAGGCTATCTTGCAGGGGCCCAAAAGAAGCGTGTTGATGAGCTAGAAATCGATATCAACATGATTAAAGAGCTTTCTGAAGATCTTCCCAAGGGAGATAAAATCGCACTAGGCTCACTTGTTGAACTTAAATTCAATGATCAGACAAGGCATTACTTCATCACACCAACTGCAGGTGGAACAATGCTAAATCTTGATGGAACACCACTTCTTGTTATTTCAGTTTTCTCTCCCATTGGAAATGAAGCCTTAGGGATGGAAGTTGGAGATTTCTTTGATGTTGAAACGGGTGATATTACTCGTGAATACGAAGTTATTTCAATTTCTTAA
- a CDS encoding hemolysin III family protein, translating into MHERNGELYSKFEEIINSTTHSLGIILGIVGTIMMVLKAKSGIHTFAYTVFGLSITFLYTMSTLYHGTAHKKLKNIFRKMDHIGIYLLIAGSYTPFLMLAIKGETGMWMMINIWALAFIGILIKLFAFNRSEVLTIILCLIMGWMVLAIRTEMIANLSFDCLKWIVIGGACYMTGVLFYLRESLYLGHAIWHICVLLGTTSHFYAVYAYV; encoded by the coding sequence ATGCACGAACGTAACGGCGAACTCTATTCTAAGTTTGAAGAAATCATCAACTCAACAACACATAGCTTGGGTATTATCCTAGGAATAGTTGGAACAATTATGATGGTTTTGAAGGCCAAGTCTGGCATTCACACTTTCGCCTATACTGTATTTGGACTTTCAATCACTTTCCTTTATACAATGTCCACTCTCTATCATGGGACGGCCCATAAGAAGCTTAAGAATATTTTTCGTAAAATGGATCATATTGGCATCTATCTTTTGATTGCCGGCTCATATACGCCATTTCTTATGCTGGCCATTAAAGGTGAAACAGGAATGTGGATGATGATCAATATTTGGGCCTTGGCCTTTATTGGGATTCTGATTAAGCTTTTTGCCTTTAATCGTTCTGAAGTTCTTACGATAATTCTGTGTCTGATTATGGGTTGGATGGTTCTTGCTATTCGCACAGAAATGATCGCAAATCTAAGTTTTGATTGCCTTAAATGGATTGTCATTGGTGGCGCCTGCTATATGACAGGAGTTCTCTTCTACCTGCGTGAAAGTCTATACTTGGGTCATGCAATTTGGCATATTTGTGTCCTTTTAGGCACTACTTCTCACTTTTACGCAGTGTATGCATACGTCTAA
- a CDS encoding DNA starvation/stationary phase protection protein, with protein MNTINQLKLIQADAQVYFMKLHNIHWNVTGMMFQPIHALTEALYNEFAIVFDDLAERQLQLHQKPVLTMSGALEISRIKETNESSFTSTQALELILKDNQYFLEAFKELSATAGDENDATTVAYADEKVAWLEKENWQLRAMLE; from the coding sequence ATGAACACGATTAACCAATTAAAACTAATTCAAGCTGATGCACAAGTATACTTTATGAAACTTCACAACATTCACTGGAATGTAACAGGAATGATGTTTCAACCAATTCACGCGCTAACTGAAGCTCTATACAACGAATTTGCGATCGTTTTTGATGACCTTGCAGAAAGACAATTACAACTTCATCAGAAACCTGTTTTAACGATGTCAGGCGCACTCGAAATAAGCCGCATAAAAGAGACGAATGAGTCATCTTTTACAAGTACGCAAGCACTAGAGCTAATACTAAAAGACAATCAATACTTCCTAGAAGCCTTCAAAGAGTTATCGGCAACAGCTGGTGATGAAAACGATGCTACAACAGTCGCTTATGCAGACGAAAAAGTTGCTTGGCTAGAAAAAGAAAATTGGCAATTAAGAGCAATGCTAGAATAG
- a CDS encoding tRNA-uridine aminocarboxypropyltransferase: protein MSKSRRDTRDSRCPNCRINTHWCFCDVLKPFANQTKVIIPMHYTERWLTSNTAYFATKVLKKCEIFERGNVHEPFGPQLFDFDTFDYIYLFPTQDSLPLQDYKAEEGKQTCLVVPDGSWSKAKKFHKREEVLGRMPKYHLIDVGHSIYELRKSPGENFLCTYEAIAHALEVLEESEVKDHMIEAFKVIVERIKKSRKGDFRL from the coding sequence ATGTCAAAGTCACGCCGAGATACAAGAGATTCCCGCTGTCCAAATTGTCGCATCAATACTCATTGGTGCTTTTGTGACGTGCTTAAACCGTTTGCTAACCAAACTAAAGTCATCATCCCTATGCATTATACTGAGAGATGGCTGACGAGTAATACGGCCTATTTCGCGACCAAGGTACTTAAGAAATGTGAAATTTTCGAAAGAGGAAATGTTCATGAGCCTTTTGGGCCCCAGCTTTTCGACTTTGATACATTTGATTATATCTATCTTTTTCCAACACAAGACTCACTTCCTTTGCAGGATTATAAGGCCGAAGAAGGTAAGCAGACTTGTCTTGTTGTACCTGACGGTTCTTGGTCAAAGGCCAAGAAATTTCACAAGCGTGAAGAAGTACTTGGGCGTATGCCTAAATATCACTTAATTGATGTGGGACACAGTATCTACGAATTAAGAAAGTCTCCTGGTGAGAATTTTCTGTGTACATATGAGGCCATTGCACACGCTCTAGAGGTTCTCGAGGAATCTGAGGTTAAGGATCATATGATTGAAGCTTTTAAGGTGATAGTGGAAAGAATAAAAAAAAGCCGAAAGGGTGACTTTCGGCTTTAA
- a CDS encoding acyl-CoA dehydrogenase family protein, with product MNYFSDESEWKWMLRNAIDWKTIIPMYYPNFPTEDGFNNEEEILSFMEELLTQTGSWAADAVYTRAEAIDQNGAGEVKDGRTIPGPELNAFYQEATELGAFGVSLPTDFGGMGLPAVALMVLLEQLSRACNSQCTQLAFFTSIADMVHRFCDHETAQRIVPKIISGELSGSMNLTEPGCGSDLGMIKTSATPVGDGTYKLNGSKIFITNGGGGIGFVLARVKGAPEGLSGLSLFLCEQDEPGVEGPNFIVAKNEHKMGMHGSFTCEIVYENSIARLIGEEGQGFKYMLHLMNEARIAVGMQALGGIEGCIGYARKYADERMQFDKPISELPLMKRNLEDFETERDAIRALLVDTISSYDIFQKLDLKKKITGELTSEEEAQFKNASIWTRKRTPLVKYYSCEAYTYLSTKAIQVLGGYGFMEEYPMSRYHRDSFGPLLYEGTSQIQALMALKDMIKYIAKNPDKYFKNLFIKHPAFSWVSAESKEQKELTSTQYTFKKSLVKLIIKCLKPDSLSDLANPKAWMNEENVDKLMIHAETICQGLSYLETLRVLANHASIDKERYDLFSRYLRLVTPRLTAIYNDWDLR from the coding sequence ATGAATTATTTTAGTGATGAAAGTGAATGGAAGTGGATGCTTAGAAACGCAATTGATTGGAAAACTATTATTCCAATGTACTATCCTAACTTCCCTACTGAAGACGGCTTTAATAATGAAGAAGAAATCCTAAGCTTTATGGAAGAGCTTCTTACTCAAACAGGTAGCTGGGCAGCTGATGCAGTCTATACCAGAGCAGAGGCCATTGATCAAAATGGTGCTGGAGAAGTTAAAGATGGTAGAACGATTCCTGGCCCAGAATTAAATGCATTCTATCAAGAGGCAACTGAGCTGGGAGCATTTGGAGTAAGTCTTCCTACTGATTTTGGAGGAATGGGACTTCCTGCTGTTGCACTAATGGTTTTACTAGAACAACTATCACGAGCGTGTAACTCTCAATGTACACAGCTTGCTTTCTTTACTTCAATCGCAGATATGGTTCACCGTTTTTGTGACCACGAAACAGCACAAAGAATTGTTCCTAAAATTATCTCAGGAGAACTTTCAGGATCAATGAATTTAACAGAACCTGGCTGTGGTTCAGATCTTGGTATGATTAAAACTTCCGCAACTCCAGTTGGAGATGGCACATATAAGCTAAATGGTTCTAAGATATTTATCACTAATGGTGGTGGCGGTATTGGCTTTGTATTGGCCAGAGTAAAAGGTGCACCAGAAGGACTTTCAGGTTTATCACTCTTTCTATGTGAGCAAGATGAGCCAGGTGTTGAAGGCCCTAATTTTATCGTTGCCAAAAACGAACATAAGATGGGAATGCATGGATCATTTACTTGTGAAATCGTTTATGAAAATTCTATTGCTCGCCTAATTGGTGAAGAAGGCCAAGGATTCAAGTATATGCTTCACCTCATGAATGAAGCACGTATCGCTGTAGGTATGCAGGCACTTGGTGGAATTGAAGGCTGTATTGGCTATGCTAGAAAATATGCTGATGAGCGTATGCAATTTGATAAGCCGATTTCAGAACTACCACTTATGAAAAGAAATCTTGAAGACTTTGAAACTGAAAGAGATGCAATTAGAGCACTACTTGTTGATACGATTTCTTCATATGATATTTTTCAAAAGTTAGATCTAAAAAAGAAAATAACAGGAGAGCTTACAAGCGAAGAAGAAGCTCAATTTAAGAATGCTTCAATTTGGACAAGAAAACGCACTCCTCTTGTTAAGTACTATTCATGTGAAGCTTATACATACCTCTCAACTAAGGCCATTCAAGTTCTTGGTGGTTATGGATTTATGGAAGAGTATCCTATGAGTCGCTATCACCGTGATTCGTTTGGTCCACTTCTATACGAAGGAACAAGTCAAATTCAAGCGCTCATGGCCCTTAAAGACATGATTAAATATATTGCAAAGAACCCTGACAAATACTTTAAGAATCTCTTTATTAAGCACCCTGCATTTAGTTGGGTTAGTGCGGAAAGCAAAGAACAAAAAGAGCTTACTTCAACACAATATACTTTTAAGAAAAGTCTTGTGAAATTAATCATCAAATGTCTCAAGCCAGATAGCCTTTCAGATCTTGCAAACCCAAAGGCATGGATGAATGAAGAAAATGTCGACAAACTAATGATCCACGCTGAAACGATCTGCCAAGGACTTTCATATCTTGAAACATTAAGAGTTCTTGCAAATCACGCTTCAATCGATAAAGAGAGATATGATTTATTCTCTCGCTACTTAAGACTTGTTACACCAAGACTAACAGCAATTTATAATGATTGGGATTTAAGATAA
- the mnmD gene encoding tRNA (5-methylaminomethyl-2-thiouridine)(34)-methyltransferase MnmD — protein MKFKTKLGEYQAVETADGHLTLHSGLYDENCHSTAGAYEETLHNYVYGCSIIDRANNSPITILEIGLGVGLGVLATFNEAKNCQNKIKFISTEIDPELAQWVCRQHGFSNGEISNDKIKFNIDDNFEVEILIGDARETIKKLILEEIKVDCIFQDAFSPTKNPSLWTKEWFRNLRSLCNNNSVMTTYSASVKIRKAMLEADFHVTNMKGFGNKRTATRAFTDGLFKDEKLEGELSRSKTPPFSDKDLNEI, from the coding sequence ATGAAATTCAAAACAAAATTAGGCGAATACCAAGCAGTAGAAACCGCTGATGGACATCTAACACTACACAGTGGCCTCTATGATGAGAATTGTCATTCAACTGCTGGTGCCTATGAAGAGACCCTTCATAACTACGTCTATGGCTGCAGCATCATTGACCGAGCAAACAACTCACCTATAACAATTTTAGAGATTGGCCTTGGGGTAGGCCTAGGAGTTCTTGCAACATTCAATGAAGCAAAAAACTGTCAAAATAAGATCAAATTTATCTCAACAGAAATTGACCCTGAACTAGCTCAATGGGTTTGTCGACAACATGGTTTTTCAAATGGCGAAATTTCAAATGATAAAATCAAGTTTAACATAGACGATAATTTTGAAGTTGAAATTCTAATTGGTGATGCCAGAGAAACTATAAAGAAACTTATCCTAGAAGAAATTAAAGTGGATTGTATTTTTCAAGATGCTTTTTCGCCTACAAAAAATCCTTCTTTATGGACAAAAGAATGGTTCAGGAATCTGCGTAGCTTATGTAATAATAATTCCGTAATGACAACATATAGCGCATCAGTCAAAATTAGAAAGGCCATGCTCGAAGCAGATTTTCACGTTACCAATATGAAAGGTTTTGGCAATAAACGAACGGCCACTCGTGCTTTTACTGACGGCCTATTCAAAGACGAGAAATTAGAGGGAGAGCTCAGTCGATCAAAGACTCCCCCTTTTTCAGATAAGGATTTAAATGAAATTTGA